The following coding sequences lie in one Pseudomonas monsensis genomic window:
- the groL gene encoding chaperonin GroEL (60 kDa chaperone family; promotes refolding of misfolded polypeptides especially under stressful conditions; forms two stacked rings of heptamers to form a barrel-shaped 14mer; ends can be capped by GroES; misfolded proteins enter the barrel where they are refolded when GroES binds), with amino-acid sequence MAAKEVKFGDAARSKMLKGVNVLADAVKATLGPKGRNVILEKSFGAPTITKDGVSVAKEIELEDRFENMGAQLVKDVASRANDDAGDGTTTATVLAQSIVNEGLKAVAAGMNPMDLKRGIDKATIAIVKELKALSKPCADTKAIAQVGTISANSDNSIGDIIAEAMEKVGKEGVITVEEGSGLENELSVVEGMQFDRGYLSPYFVNKPDTMVAELDGPLILLVDKKISNIREMLPVLEAVAKAGRPLLIVAEDVEGEALATLVVNNMRGIVKVAAVKAPGFGDRRKAMLQDIAVLTGGTVISEEIGLSLESTTLEHLGNAKRVTLSKENTIIVDGAGVEGDIQARIAQIRAQVAETSSDYDREKLQERLAKLSGGVAVIKVGAGSEVEMKEKKARVEDALHATRAAVEEGVVPGGGVALIRALEALTELTGDNADQNVGIAVLRRAVEAPLRQIAANSGDEPSVVVNEVKNGKGNFGYNAASGEYGDMIEMGILDPTKVTRSALQAAASIGGLILTTEAAVADAPKKEGSAGGGMPDMGGMGGMGGMM; translated from the coding sequence ATGGCTGCTAAAGAAGTTAAATTCGGCGATGCCGCCCGCTCCAAGATGCTCAAAGGCGTCAACGTTCTGGCTGACGCGGTAAAAGCGACCCTGGGCCCGAAAGGCCGTAACGTGATCCTCGAGAAGAGCTTCGGCGCTCCGACCATCACCAAGGACGGCGTTTCCGTCGCCAAGGAAATCGAGCTCGAAGATCGCTTCGAAAACATGGGCGCGCAGCTGGTCAAAGACGTTGCCTCCCGTGCCAACGATGACGCCGGTGACGGTACTACCACCGCTACCGTTCTGGCTCAGTCGATCGTCAACGAAGGCCTGAAAGCCGTCGCTGCCGGCATGAACCCGATGGACCTCAAGCGCGGTATCGACAAAGCGACCATCGCGATCGTCAAAGAGCTGAAAGCCCTGTCCAAGCCATGCGCTGACACCAAGGCGATCGCTCAGGTCGGCACCATCTCCGCCAACTCCGACAACTCCATCGGCGACATCATTGCCGAAGCCATGGAAAAAGTCGGTAAAGAAGGCGTGATCACCGTTGAAGAAGGCTCGGGCCTGGAAAACGAACTGTCGGTTGTAGAAGGCATGCAGTTCGACCGTGGCTACCTGTCCCCGTACTTCGTCAACAAGCCAGACACCATGGTGGCCGAGCTCGACGGCCCGCTGATCCTGCTGGTCGACAAGAAGATCTCGAACATCCGCGAAATGCTGCCAGTGCTGGAAGCCGTTGCCAAAGCCGGTCGCCCACTGCTGATCGTGGCCGAAGACGTTGAAGGCGAAGCCCTGGCGACTCTGGTTGTGAACAACATGCGTGGCATCGTTAAAGTCGCAGCCGTCAAGGCTCCAGGCTTCGGCGACCGTCGCAAGGCCATGCTGCAGGACATCGCCGTTCTGACCGGCGGTACCGTGATCTCCGAAGAAATCGGCCTGAGCCTGGAAAGCACCACTCTGGAGCACCTGGGTAACGCCAAGCGTGTCACCCTGTCCAAGGAAAACACCATCATCGTTGACGGTGCTGGCGTTGAAGGCGACATCCAGGCGCGTATCGCTCAGATCCGTGCTCAGGTTGCCGAGACTTCCTCGGACTACGACCGTGAAAAACTGCAAGAGCGTCTGGCCAAGCTGTCCGGCGGCGTTGCGGTGATCAAGGTTGGCGCGGGTTCCGAAGTTGAAATGAAAGAGAAGAAGGCCCGCGTTGAAGACGCTCTGCACGCAACCCGTGCAGCCGTTGAAGAAGGCGTGGTACCTGGCGGTGGCGTTGCGCTGATCCGCGCTCTGGAAGCCCTGACCGAACTGACCGGCGACAACGCTGACCAGAACGTCGGTATCGCTGTGCTGCGTCGCGCTGTTGAAGCGCCGCTGCGTCAGATCGCTGCCAACTCCGGTGACGAGCCAAGTGTAGTCGTCAACGAAGTGAAGAACGGCAAAGGTAACTTCGGTTACAACGCTGCTTCCGGCGAATACGGCGACATGATCGAAATGGGCATCCTGGACCCAACCAAGGTAACCCGTTCCGCTCTGCAAGCTGCAGCCTCGATCGGCGGTCTGATCCTGACCACCGAAGCCGCTGTTGCTGATGCACCGAAGAAAGAAGGCTCGGCTGGCGGCGGTATGCCAGACATGGGCGGCATGGGTGGCATGGGCGGCATGATGTAA
- the apbC gene encoding iron-sulfur cluster carrier protein ApbC, whose product MSAVTRAAVEAVLSQYTDPYLNQDPVSAGCVKHIEIDGERVRVELEIGYAAGLFKSGWAQMLQLAIENLDGVVSAKVEVNSVIAAHKAQAQIPGLANVKNVVAVASGKGGVGKSTTAANLALALAREGAKVGILDADIYGPSQGIMFGIPERTRPEIKDQKWFVPLKAHGVEVMSMAFLTDDNTPMVWRGPMVSGALLQLVTQTAWGDLDYLVIDMPPGTGDIQLTLAQKVPVAGAVIVTTPQDLALLDARKGVEMFRKVNIPVLGVVENMAVHICSNCGHAEHLFGEGGGEKLASQYGVELLASLPLSMLIREQADGGKPTVIAEPDSQIAMVYQELARHVGARIVLQEAATPAMPNITISDD is encoded by the coding sequence ATGAGTGCCGTCACTCGCGCAGCGGTGGAAGCCGTCCTCAGCCAATACACCGACCCTTACCTGAACCAGGACCCGGTCAGCGCCGGTTGCGTGAAGCACATCGAGATTGATGGCGAGCGCGTCAGGGTTGAGCTGGAAATCGGCTATGCCGCCGGTCTGTTCAAAAGTGGCTGGGCGCAAATGCTGCAACTGGCCATCGAAAACCTCGACGGCGTCGTCTCGGCCAAGGTCGAGGTCAACAGTGTGATCGCCGCGCACAAGGCCCAGGCGCAGATTCCGGGGCTGGCCAATGTCAAGAACGTCGTCGCCGTGGCCTCCGGCAAGGGCGGCGTGGGCAAGTCGACCACCGCTGCCAATCTTGCGCTGGCACTGGCCCGCGAAGGCGCCAAGGTCGGGATTCTCGACGCCGACATCTATGGCCCGAGCCAAGGGATCATGTTTGGCATCCCCGAGCGCACCCGTCCTGAAATCAAGGATCAGAAGTGGTTCGTGCCGCTCAAGGCCCACGGTGTCGAAGTCATGTCGATGGCGTTCCTGACCGACGACAACACGCCGATGGTCTGGCGTGGACCGATGGTCTCGGGCGCACTGCTGCAACTGGTCACGCAAACCGCGTGGGGCGATCTGGATTATCTGGTCATCGACATGCCGCCAGGCACCGGCGACATCCAGTTGACCCTGGCGCAGAAGGTCCCGGTGGCTGGCGCGGTGATTGTCACCACGCCACAGGATCTGGCACTGCTCGACGCGCGCAAAGGCGTGGAAATGTTCCGCAAGGTCAACATTCCGGTGCTGGGCGTGGTGGAAAACATGGCGGTGCACATCTGCTCGAACTGCGGTCATGCCGAGCATCTGTTCGGTGAGGGCGGCGGTGAGAAGCTGGCGAGTCAATACGGCGTCGAGTTGCTGGCCTCGCTGCCGCTGTCGATGCTGATCCGCGAGCAGGCCGATGGCGGCAAGCCGACGGTGATCGCCGAGCCGGACAGCCAGATCGCCATGGTCTATCAGGAACTGGCTCGCCACGTCGGTGCGCGGATTGTGTTGCAGGAAGCGGCGACACCGGCGATGCCGAACATCACCATCAGCGACGATTGA
- the metG gene encoding methionine--tRNA ligase has translation MSEPRKILVTSALPYANGSIHLGHMLEYIQTDMWVRFQKHRGNQCIYVCADDAHGSAIMLRAEKEGITPEQLIANVQAEHSADFAEFLVDFDNFHSTHAEENRELSSQIYLKLRDAGHIAQRSITQYFDPEKKMFLADRFIKGTCPKCGTEDQYGDNCEKCGATYAPTDLKDPKSAISGATPVLKDSQHFFFKLPDFQQMLQTWTRSGTLQDAVANKIAEWLDAGLQQWDISRDAPYFGFEIPDEPGKYFYVWLDAPIGYMASFKNLCNRTPELDFDAFWGKDSTAELYHFIGKDIVNFHALFWPAMLEGAGFRKPTGINVHGYLTVNGQKMSKSRGTFIKARTYLDHLSPEYLRYYYAAKLGRGVDDLDLNLEDFVQKVNSDLVGKVVNIASRCAGFIHKGNGGLLVDNNAAPELTEAFLAAAPSIADAYEARDFARAMRETMALADRANAWIADKAPWSLNKQEGKQDEVQAICATGINLFRQLVIFLKPVLPLLAADAEAFLNVAPLTWNDHTTLLANHQLNEFKPLMTRIDPVKVQAMTDASKEDLTASQTDTGAAASAGNGELAKDPLSPEIDFDTFAAVDLRVALIVKAEHVEGADKLLRLTLDIGDEQRNVFSGIKSAYPDPSKLDGRLTMMIANLKPRKMKFGISEGMVMAAGPGGEEIYLLSPDSGAKPGQRIK, from the coding sequence ATGTCCGAACCACGCAAGATCCTCGTCACCAGCGCCCTGCCCTACGCCAACGGTTCGATCCACCTTGGCCACATGCTGGAATATATCCAGACCGATATGTGGGTGCGCTTCCAGAAGCATCGCGGCAATCAATGCATTTATGTCTGCGCCGACGACGCCCACGGTTCGGCGATCATGCTGCGCGCGGAAAAGGAAGGCATCACCCCGGAACAACTGATCGCCAACGTGCAGGCTGAACACAGCGCCGACTTTGCCGAGTTCCTGGTCGACTTCGACAACTTCCACTCCACTCACGCCGAAGAAAACCGTGAGCTGTCGAGCCAGATCTACCTGAAACTGCGTGACGCCGGGCACATCGCCCAACGTTCGATCACCCAGTATTTCGACCCGGAAAAGAAAATGTTCCTGGCCGACCGCTTCATCAAGGGCACCTGCCCGAAATGCGGCACTGAAGACCAGTACGGCGACAACTGCGAAAAATGCGGTGCGACCTACGCCCCGACTGACCTGAAGGATCCGAAGTCGGCGATCTCCGGCGCCACCCCGGTGCTCAAGGATTCCCAGCACTTCTTCTTCAAACTGCCAGACTTCCAGCAGATGCTGCAGACCTGGACGCGCAGCGGCACCCTGCAGGACGCCGTCGCCAACAAGATCGCCGAATGGCTGGACGCCGGCCTGCAACAGTGGGACATCTCCCGCGATGCGCCGTATTTCGGTTTCGAGATCCCCGACGAGCCGGGCAAGTACTTCTACGTGTGGCTGGACGCGCCGATCGGCTACATGGCGAGCTTCAAGAACCTCTGCAACCGTACGCCTGAGCTGGACTTCGACGCGTTCTGGGGCAAGGACTCCACCGCCGAGCTCTACCACTTCATCGGCAAGGACATCGTCAACTTCCACGCGCTGTTCTGGCCCGCCATGCTCGAAGGCGCCGGTTTCCGTAAACCGACCGGAATCAACGTGCACGGCTACCTGACCGTCAACGGCCAGAAGATGTCCAAGTCCCGCGGCACCTTCATCAAGGCCCGGACCTACCTGGATCACCTGTCGCCGGAATACCTGCGCTACTACTACGCGGCCAAACTGGGCCGTGGCGTCGATGACCTCGACCTGAACCTCGAAGACTTCGTGCAGAAGGTCAACTCCGACCTGGTCGGCAAAGTGGTCAACATCGCCAGCCGTTGCGCCGGTTTCATTCATAAAGGCAACGGCGGCCTGCTGGTCGACAACAATGCCGCGCCAGAGCTGACCGAGGCGTTCCTCGCTGCTGCGCCAAGCATTGCCGACGCCTATGAAGCCCGCGACTTCGCCCGCGCCATGCGTGAAACCATGGCCCTGGCCGACCGCGCCAATGCGTGGATCGCCGACAAGGCCCCGTGGTCGCTGAACAAGCAGGAAGGCAAGCAGGATGAAGTCCAGGCGATCTGCGCCACCGGCATCAACCTGTTCCGCCAACTGGTGATCTTCCTCAAACCGGTGCTGCCGCTGCTGGCCGCCGATGCCGAGGCGTTCCTCAACGTCGCCCCGCTGACCTGGAACGACCACACCACCCTGCTGGCCAATCATCAGCTGAACGAATTCAAACCGTTGATGACCCGCATCGACCCGGTAAAAGTACAAGCCATGACCGACGCCTCGAAAGAAGACCTGACCGCCAGCCAGACCGACACCGGTGCCGCCGCATCGGCGGGCAACGGCGAGCTGGCCAAGGATCCGCTGTCGCCGGAAATCGACTTCGACACTTTTGCCGCCGTAGACCTGCGCGTCGCCCTGATCGTCAAGGCTGAACACGTCGAAGGCGCGGACAAGCTGCTGCGCCTGACGCTGGACATCGGCGACGAGCAGCGCAACGTGTTCTCCGGAATCAAGAGCGCCTACCCGGACCCGTCGAAACTCGACGGTCGCCTGACCATGATGATCGCCAACCTCAAGCCACGGAAAATGAAGTTCGGCATCTCCGAAGGCATGGTGATGGCGGCAGGTCCCGGCGGTGAAGAAATCTACCTGCTGAGCCCGGACAGCGGCGCCAAGCCGGGTCAACGCATCAAGTAA
- a CDS encoding HugZ family protein, whose product MSVEAAKNARELLLKEYRGVLSTHSKSMPGFPFGSVVPYCLDEQGRPLILISRIAQHTHNLQKDPKCSLLVGEREADDVQAVGRLTYLAEAQKLEEPAAIEAAAERYYRYFPDSQNYHKAHDFDFWVLNPVRHRYIGGFGAIHWVEQLTLANPFAGKAEISMVEHMNSDHAKAIAHYVELAGLPQTVPAQLAGIDSEGMHLRIGQALHWLPFQAPCHTPIQVREALVSLAHAEVWPKNAEADA is encoded by the coding sequence TTGAGCGTTGAAGCGGCCAAGAATGCCCGAGAATTGCTTCTCAAGGAATACCGTGGCGTATTGTCCACCCACTCCAAATCAATGCCCGGTTTCCCGTTCGGCTCCGTGGTTCCCTATTGCCTGGATGAACAGGGTCGCCCGCTGATCCTGATCAGCCGCATCGCCCAGCACACCCACAACCTGCAAAAAGACCCGAAATGCTCGTTGTTGGTGGGCGAGCGTGAGGCCGACGACGTGCAGGCCGTCGGTCGCCTGACCTATCTGGCCGAGGCGCAAAAGCTCGAAGAGCCAGCCGCCATCGAAGCCGCCGCCGAGCGTTACTACCGCTATTTCCCCGATTCGCAGAACTACCACAAGGCCCACGATTTCGACTTCTGGGTGCTTAATCCTGTGCGTCATCGCTACATTGGCGGTTTCGGCGCGATCCACTGGGTCGAGCAACTGACCCTGGCCAACCCCTTCGCCGGCAAGGCTGAAATCAGCATGGTCGAGCACATGAACAGCGATCACGCCAAGGCCATCGCCCACTACGTGGAGCTCGCAGGCCTGCCGCAGACGGTGCCGGCGCAACTGGCCGGGATCGACAGCGAAGGCATGCACTTGCGCATCGGTCAGGCGTTGCACTGGTTGCCGTTTCAAGCGCCTTGTCACACGCCGATACAAGTGCGCGAGGCCTTGGTTTCTCTGGCTCACGCCGAGGTCTGGCCAAAAAATGCTGAGGCCGATGCTTGA
- a CDS encoding SDR family oxidoreductase — protein MQLNDKVIIITGGCQGLGRSMAEYFAAKGAKLALVDLNQEKLDAAVAACKAKGVEARSYLCNVANEEQVEHMVAQVAADFGAIHGLINNAGILRDGLLLKVKDGEMTKMSLAQWQAVIDVNLTGVFLCTREVAAKMVELKNSGAIINISSISRAGNVGQTNYSAAKAGVAAATVTWAKELARYGIRVAGIAPGFIETEMTLGMKPEALEKMTSGIPLKRMGKPEEIAHSAAYIFENDYYTGRILEMDGGLRI, from the coding sequence ATGCAACTCAACGACAAAGTAATCATTATCACCGGCGGTTGCCAGGGTTTGGGCCGTTCCATGGCCGAGTATTTCGCCGCCAAGGGCGCGAAGCTCGCACTGGTCGATTTGAACCAGGAAAAACTCGATGCTGCGGTCGCGGCCTGCAAGGCCAAGGGCGTCGAGGCCCGCAGCTATCTGTGCAACGTGGCCAATGAAGAACAGGTCGAGCACATGGTCGCGCAAGTGGCCGCCGATTTCGGTGCAATCCACGGCCTGATCAACAACGCCGGGATCCTCCGTGATGGCCTGCTGCTCAAGGTCAAGGACGGCGAAATGACCAAGATGAGCCTGGCCCAGTGGCAGGCAGTGATCGACGTCAACCTGACCGGCGTGTTCCTGTGCACCCGTGAAGTCGCGGCGAAAATGGTCGAGCTGAAAAACAGTGGCGCAATCATCAACATCTCGTCGATTTCGCGCGCCGGCAACGTCGGCCAGACCAACTATTCCGCCGCCAAGGCCGGCGTGGCAGCAGCCACCGTGACCTGGGCCAAGGAACTGGCGCGTTACGGCATTCGCGTCGCGGGCATTGCCCCCGGCTTCATCGAAACCGAGATGACCCTGGGCATGAAGCCGGAAGCACTGGAGAAAATGACTTCGGGGATTCCGCTCAAGCGCATGGGCAAACCGGAAGAGATCGCCCATTCGGCGGCGTACATCTTCGAGAACGACTACTACACCGGACGGATTCTGGAGATGGATGGCGGCTTGCGCATCTAA
- a CDS encoding phosphatase PAP2 family protein: MSSNVVRPTPRPLNPWLYLGIPAAAALMLILLETTDLDMVLAQMFYDPVAGKFIGRHSFFLENILHDRAKQVVIGFSVFAILGFIGAFLIGRLKPFRRELGCLVLSLGLATSFVTPMKAVTAVQCPWSLEQFGGHETYSKLLDHRPPTDNPGRCWPGGHAATGFTLFALFFVLRDRRPRLARQAFIFAFALGSVFSISRMMQGAHFFSHNVWTAIFCWLICLGSYYWVLYRPAVKAEAVVKAQPVSA; the protein is encoded by the coding sequence ATGTCATCAAACGTTGTGCGCCCCACCCCTCGCCCGTTGAATCCGTGGCTTTATCTGGGCATTCCCGCTGCTGCAGCGCTCATGCTGATCTTGCTGGAAACCACCGACCTGGACATGGTCCTGGCGCAAATGTTCTACGACCCGGTGGCGGGAAAGTTCATCGGCCGGCACAGCTTCTTCCTTGAAAACATCCTGCACGACCGCGCCAAACAGGTCGTGATCGGATTTTCGGTGTTTGCCATACTGGGTTTTATCGGCGCGTTTCTCATCGGCCGGCTCAAGCCGTTCAGGCGCGAACTGGGTTGCCTGGTGCTCTCACTCGGCCTGGCCACGTCATTCGTCACACCGATGAAAGCGGTGACGGCGGTGCAATGCCCATGGAGCCTGGAGCAATTCGGCGGCCACGAAACCTACAGCAAACTGCTCGACCATCGCCCGCCCACCGACAATCCCGGCCGTTGCTGGCCCGGTGGTCATGCGGCTACCGGTTTCACCCTGTTTGCGCTGTTCTTTGTGCTGCGTGACCGACGTCCGCGTCTCGCCCGACAGGCGTTCATCTTTGCCTTTGCCCTGGGCTCGGTGTTCTCGATCAGCCGGATGATGCAGGGTGCGCACTTCTTTTCGCACAACGTGTGGACGGCGATTTTCTGTTGGCTGATTTGCCTGGGGTCGTATTACTGGGTGCTGTATCGCCCGGCGGTGAAGGCTGAAGCCGTCGTCAAGGCACAACCGGTCAGCGCCTGA
- a CDS encoding Rnf-Nqr domain containing protein: MTELALTLISAALLNNFVLHWPLGVDPLLAGSRRQLHALGLATFCLMLSVGVIGYGIWHWLLVPLQLQALHLFVCLPLSVLLIAPLLKLLARALPDWPFDGLWPLLLGNAGVLGLALLNAQQDRGLLQATALSLGAGLGFWLVLSLFSDLRERTADNDIPLPFRGLPIDLIGAGLIAVIFLGFSGLIKT; encoded by the coding sequence ATGACCGAACTTGCGCTTACGCTGATCAGTGCCGCCCTGCTCAACAACTTCGTGTTGCACTGGCCGCTGGGCGTCGATCCGTTGCTGGCGGGCAGTCGGCGCCAGCTGCATGCGCTAGGGCTGGCGACGTTCTGCCTGATGCTGAGCGTCGGCGTCATCGGTTACGGGATCTGGCACTGGCTGCTGGTGCCGCTGCAACTGCAGGCCCTGCACCTGTTCGTGTGCTTGCCGCTCAGCGTGCTGCTGATCGCACCGCTGCTGAAACTGTTGGCGCGTGCGCTGCCCGACTGGCCGTTCGACGGACTCTGGCCGTTGTTGCTGGGCAATGCCGGCGTGCTCGGGCTGGCCTTGCTCAATGCGCAACAGGATCGCGGCCTGCTGCAGGCAACGGCGCTGAGCCTTGGCGCCGGGTTGGGTTTCTGGCTGGTGCTGAGTCTGTTCAGCGACTTGCGTGAACGCACCGCCGACAACGACATTCCCCTGCCCTTTCGCGGCCTGCCGATCGACCTGATCGGCGCCGGATTGATCGCAGTGATTTTTCTCGGATTCAGTGGACTGATTAAAACATGA
- the rsxB gene encoding electron transport complex subunit RsxB, whose translation MSLIQLIDALLPQTQCGKCGHPGCKPYAQGIVEGEPINKCPPGGDETIAALAELLKVPALELDVSRGSAPPQVAFIREAECIGCTKCIQACPIDAIVGAAKLMHTVLIDECTGCDLCVAPCPVDCIEMHPLPPGTLPVVGGLALSLEEQRARAAKRDHARQRFERRNARLQREEQQKQAEREARAQRATQPAVATLDPVQAALERVRAQKAATADAALKKAKIDVAMSRAQLHKSLKAFGHPPTFEQQSQLIVLQQQFEAAEQALAKLESNAPGAPTAVAPAPAKDADLKRAKIQLAMHRAELKKAQTAEAPPERLATLEQALRDAELALHAAEAASEQPLPDLVRVEKRPIDSQLRQLKTELAYARADLSKLERRADTPSDALDKARARLQDAERQVHDHVAP comes from the coding sequence ATGAGTCTGATTCAACTCATTGATGCCCTCCTGCCGCAGACCCAGTGCGGCAAATGCGGCCACCCCGGCTGCAAGCCCTATGCGCAAGGCATCGTCGAGGGCGAACCGATCAACAAGTGTCCACCGGGCGGCGACGAAACCATCGCGGCGCTGGCCGAACTGCTGAAGGTGCCGGCGCTGGAGCTGGACGTCAGCCGTGGTTCGGCACCGCCCCAAGTGGCGTTCATCCGCGAAGCCGAGTGCATCGGCTGCACCAAGTGCATTCAGGCCTGCCCGATCGACGCCATCGTCGGCGCCGCGAAACTGATGCACACCGTGCTGATCGACGAATGCACCGGTTGCGACCTGTGCGTGGCGCCGTGCCCGGTGGATTGCATCGAAATGCATCCGCTGCCGCCAGGCACGCTGCCGGTGGTGGGCGGCCTGGCCCTCAGCCTGGAAGAACAACGCGCACGCGCGGCCAAACGCGATCATGCGCGCCAGCGTTTCGAACGACGCAACGCCCGCCTGCAACGCGAAGAACAACAGAAACAGGCTGAGCGCGAGGCCCGTGCGCAACGGGCGACGCAACCGGCGGTGGCTACCCTCGATCCGGTGCAGGCGGCTCTGGAACGGGTGCGCGCGCAGAAAGCCGCGACCGCCGACGCCGCGCTGAAAAAAGCCAAGATCGACGTCGCCATGAGCCGCGCGCAATTGCACAAATCGCTGAAAGCCTTCGGCCATCCACCGACGTTCGAGCAGCAGTCACAACTGATCGTGTTGCAACAGCAGTTCGAAGCCGCCGAGCAGGCGCTGGCGAAACTCGAAAGCAACGCTCCCGGCGCGCCAACAGCGGTGGCCCCGGCCCCGGCGAAAGACGCAGACCTGAAACGGGCGAAAATCCAGTTGGCCATGCACCGCGCCGAACTGAAAAAGGCCCAGACTGCCGAAGCGCCGCCGGAGCGACTCGCCACGCTGGAACAGGCCTTGCGTGACGCAGAGCTAGCGCTTCACGCTGCCGAAGCCGCCAGCGAGCAACCGCTGCCTGATCTCGTGCGCGTGGAAAAACGTCCGATCGACAGCCAGTTGCGCCAGTTGAAAACCGAACTGGCCTACGCCCGCGCCGACTTGAGCAAGCTCGAACGCCGCGCCGACACGCCCAGCGACGCCCTCGACAAGGCCCGCGCCCGTCTGCAGGACGCCGAGCGTCAGGTACACGATCATGTCGCCCCGTGA
- a CDS encoding FxsA family protein: MRPFLLLFLLFPVLELFVFVKVAGAIGFFPALLLIILGSMFGVFVLRIAGLATALRARESLNRGELPAQTMLEGLMLALAGGLLILPGFISDVVGLVMLLPFTRCLLANKMRQRAEDQAMRQRAFADDLQPRGGPAPREPLGREPNVIEGEYEHRDSK, encoded by the coding sequence ATGCGCCCTTTTTTGTTGCTCTTTCTGCTGTTTCCGGTGCTGGAGCTGTTCGTATTCGTCAAAGTGGCAGGGGCTATCGGGTTTTTCCCGGCCCTGCTGCTGATCATTCTTGGCTCGATGTTCGGCGTGTTCGTGCTGCGTATCGCCGGTCTGGCCACCGCCCTGCGTGCCCGTGAAAGCCTGAACCGCGGCGAACTGCCTGCGCAAACCATGCTTGAAGGCCTGATGCTCGCCCTGGCCGGTGGCCTGTTGATCCTGCCGGGCTTCATCAGCGACGTGGTCGGTCTGGTGATGCTGCTGCCGTTCACCCGTTGTCTGCTGGCGAACAAAATGCGTCAACGCGCCGAAGACCAGGCCATGCGCCAGCGTGCCTTTGCCGATGACCTGCAACCCCGTGGCGGGCCTGCTCCACGCGAACCTTTGGGGCGTGAGCCGAATGTCATCGAAGGCGAGTACGAACACCGCGACAGCAAGTAA
- a CDS encoding co-chaperone GroES, with amino-acid sequence MKLRPLHDRVVIRRSEEEKKTAGGIVLPGSAAEKANHGVIVAAGPGKTLENGEVRALAVKVGDKVVFGPYSGSNTVKVDGEDLLVMAENEILAVLEG; translated from the coding sequence ATGAAGCTTCGTCCTCTGCATGACCGCGTCGTTATCCGTCGCAGCGAAGAAGAAAAGAAAACCGCTGGCGGTATCGTCCTGCCAGGTTCGGCTGCTGAAAAAGCCAACCACGGTGTGATTGTCGCTGCAGGCCCAGGCAAGACTCTGGAAAACGGTGAAGTGCGTGCGCTGGCCGTTAAAGTCGGTGACAAGGTTGTGTTCGGTCCTTACTCCGGCAGCAACACTGTGAAAGTCGACGGCGAAGACCTGCTGGTAATGGCTGAGAACGAGATTCTCGCTGTACTGGAAGGCTGA